The Deltaproteobacteria bacterium DNA segment GACATGGTCTACGATGAAATGTGCAAGAGCTACATCTCCGAAGAGAACGCGATGAAGTTAGAGCACGGAGGAAAGACCCACTATTTTTGCGGCGGCGCCTGCCGCCAGATGTTCTTAAACAGCCAGGGCAGCGGCCCGTATTGATTTGAGCGCGGCTTAAACGGATTAGAGCCCCTTCTCCAGCTTTTCGGGAGAGGGGGTTTTGTTTTTGCGGCGTGCTGTGGTAGAATCGGGGTGTGGCAGTGTGAGGCAGTGCCGGATGTTTGGGTTGTAAATACGAGGGCGAAGCTATGAAAAGGTTATATCCTTGCAAGATAGTCTATAAAAACAAACGGCGAATTGTTGTCTGGGTAACCGATGAAGACGCGGGCGATGTTCCAGGAGAAGACGATGTTTTCATGGTAGACTCGTTTGGCGATTTGATTTGCGCAAAAAATAGAAAGGATTTAAAGAAAATATTAGGTAAAAGTTTTGGAAAAGTTTTATGGGAAGGCGAGGGCGTCTATAATTTTGACAGGTTTTGGAGTGGATTGAGTACACTTAAAAGCGGCAAGGTCGTTCCTGTCAAGGTATGCGACGTGATTATTGATGGTTGGAATTTTATCGAGGATGTAATGTGGACGTTTTTTAGGAATAAAAGGGAAGGCAGCAAATTGTGGACGAATGTGCCTGGAAGGGTTTATCAGAAATTTTTTTACGGTATAAATTTGCCAGCAATAACTCCGGAAGGCAAACACTACGATGCGGTTTTTACCGGTGAAGAGATTCGTGCCCTTAGGAAGAACATGAAAGAAACATGGAAGTTGTTGGAGAAAGACCCAAGATTTTGGGGCGTTTCCAAGCCAGCATAGGGTGTTTTTTGCGGGATAATTATGACAACGACGACAGCAAATAATGGCAGCGTGTGGACGATTTTAGGCGGCTTTGCTGTTTTTATTTATGCAGGTTTTTTGCTGCTTAGCGGATATCTGGCTTTAGGAATGTTTTTTTCTGTTCCGCCCGGCATGGCGTGGTACGAACATTTTTTGCCGCACAATTTGTCGTATACGTTTATTCCATATTTTGTATTGATGGCGACTTCTATCGCAGGGCAATATAGAGAAGCGTTTAGCCTGCGCCTTGCGGCGCAGGGATTTGTAAGCGGTGTGTTATTGCTGTATGCTGCTCTGCACCATACCTTTGAAAATATAGCGATGGTGCTTGGCGCGGCGCATCTGCTCGTGACAATACTTTCTATCTGGCTGAATTTGCATTTTATAGGAAAAAAGAAAGCGGCGTAAGGCCGTTACCGTCTCTTTGGCCAACCATACCGGCCAATTTGGCAATACCATGATAAATCTAATTATGACTTTTAGAAGGAATTGTGATGTTAACCGCTATTGAAAGAGGGTGCAAAGCATGGGATGCAGGTAAGCCCAGGGTTGCTTTTGATATATTTAAAAAAGCAGCGCTGTCCGGCGATGAGGAAGTTTTTCTGAATCTTGGGCATTGTTACCTTGCTGGTAAGGGGGTGAGGAAAAATTTAAAAAAAGCAATGTTTTGGTATAAGAAAGCAGTGCGAAGTGGTGATGGGGCTGCAGCAGGTAATATAGGAATAATGTATAGAAATGTTGCTAACTTTCAAAGAGCGAGGCATTGGTTTAAGAAGGCAATTGGTCTTCGTAATGGAGGTGC contains these protein-coding regions:
- a CDS encoding sel1 repeat family protein; this translates as MLTAIERGCKAWDAGKPRVAFDIFKKAALSGDEEVFLNLGHCYLAGKGVRKNLKKAMFWYKKAVRSGDGAAAGNIGIMYRNVANFQRARHWFKKAIGLRNGGAALELAKIYLHVRNKSNIGKAKKYLKIAIKSKYISEYDKEEAVAILGTLKKAV